The following coding sequences are from one Pseudonocardia sp. EC080619-01 window:
- a CDS encoding ferredoxin, which translates to MRIVADTAGCEGFGMCEAMADDYFAIGDDDVVVVHDEHPPEADREHVGAAVRACPARALRLDDT; encoded by the coding sequence ATGCGGATCGTCGCCGACACCGCCGGCTGCGAGGGCTTCGGCATGTGCGAGGCCATGGCCGACGACTACTTCGCGATCGGGGACGACGACGTCGTGGTCGTCCACGACGAGCACCCGCCGGAGGCCGACCGGGAGCACGTCGGCGCCGCCGTCCGGGCCTGCCCGGCCCGGGCCCTGCGCCTCGACGACACCTGA
- a CDS encoding fatty acid desaturase: MKTYALSEPVNGEDTWHDGKRHAWLLGLVVPILPFLAIGLHLLTDLSAVLWLGPVVVLLIVPAIDLFAGHDPTNPPDEVMEALEEDRYYRWVTYAYLPLQYAGLFAGMWYIADAGAPLAGDIGLAVTLGTVAGVAINTAHELGHKREDVERWAAKIALAPSFYGHFYVEHNRGHHVRVSTPEDPASARMGESFYRFWPRTVVGSLTSAWRLERKRFARRDRHPYRIGNDVLNAWLMTLVLWGALVALFGWVVLPYLLVQAVVGFTLLELVNYMEHYGMLRQRVGPPDRRRFERVTPAHSWNSNNIATNVLLYHLQRHSDHHANPTRRFQTLRDFPEAPVLPTGYTGMMLAALVPPVFRRLMDPLVIAHYDGDLRLANLQPAKRERLLATYPPPVEGTVEDDRADTARRAQADGVTAARCPGCGYTYEVAAGHESEGFPAGTAWSEIPDDWTCPDCGVREKVDFVALDAEGV, from the coding sequence GTGAAGACCTACGCACTGTCCGAACCGGTGAACGGCGAGGACACCTGGCACGACGGCAAGCGCCACGCCTGGCTGCTGGGCCTGGTCGTCCCGATCCTGCCGTTCCTGGCGATCGGGCTGCACCTGCTCACCGACCTGTCCGCCGTGCTGTGGCTGGGCCCGGTCGTCGTCCTGCTGATCGTCCCGGCGATCGACCTGTTCGCCGGGCACGACCCGACGAACCCGCCGGACGAGGTGATGGAGGCGCTCGAGGAGGACCGCTACTACCGCTGGGTCACCTACGCCTACCTGCCGCTGCAGTACGCGGGCCTGTTCGCCGGGATGTGGTACATCGCCGACGCCGGGGCGCCGCTCGCCGGGGACATCGGCCTGGCCGTCACCCTCGGCACCGTCGCCGGGGTCGCGATCAACACCGCGCACGAGCTCGGGCACAAGCGCGAGGACGTCGAGCGCTGGGCGGCGAAGATCGCCCTCGCGCCGAGCTTCTACGGCCACTTCTACGTCGAGCACAACCGCGGCCACCACGTCCGCGTCTCCACCCCGGAGGACCCGGCGTCGGCCCGGATGGGCGAGAGCTTCTACCGGTTCTGGCCGCGCACCGTGGTCGGGTCGCTGACCAGCGCGTGGCGGCTGGAGCGCAAGCGCTTCGCCCGCCGCGACCGGCACCCGTACCGGATCGGGAACGACGTGCTCAATGCCTGGCTGATGACGCTCGTCCTGTGGGGTGCGCTGGTCGCGCTGTTCGGCTGGGTCGTGCTGCCGTACCTGCTGGTGCAGGCCGTCGTCGGGTTCACCCTGCTCGAGCTGGTCAACTACATGGAGCACTACGGGATGCTGCGGCAGCGGGTGGGCCCGCCGGACCGTCGCCGCTTCGAGCGGGTCACCCCGGCGCACTCGTGGAACTCGAACAACATCGCCACGAACGTGCTGCTCTACCACCTGCAGCGGCACTCCGACCACCACGCGAACCCGACCCGGCGCTTCCAGACGCTGCGCGACTTCCCCGAGGCCCCGGTCCTGCCGACCGGCTACACCGGGATGATGCTGGCCGCGCTCGTGCCGCCGGTGTTCCGGCGGCTGATGGACCCGCTGGTGATCGCCCACTACGACGGCGACCTGCGGCTGGCGAACCTCCAGCCCGCGAAGCGGGAGCGGCTGCTGGCCACGTACCCGCCGCCGGTGGAGGGGACCGTGGAGGACGACCGGGCCGACACCGCGCGCCGCGCGCAGGCCGACGGCGTCACCGCCGCCCGCTGCCCCGGGTGCGGGTACACCTACGAGGTCGCGGCCGGGCACGAGTCCGAGGGCTTCCCGGCGGGCACCGCCTGGTCGGAGATCCCCGACGACTGGACCTGCCCGGACTGCGGCGTCCGCGAGAAGGTCGACTTCGTCGCCCTCGACGCCGAGGGGGTCTGA
- a CDS encoding ABC transporter permease, whose amino-acid sequence MTAGTRRPGLPAAGWVALVGAEARMVARDTAGLIVPFGLPLLILAMIGFTAPDVPPQELGGRTVLEVVGLPIAAATVIGLVGIVNLPSFLATYRRTGVLRRLGVTPAGAVPVLVAQGVVGVVQALAGVGVAVMVAVAGFGAGMPSSPWVAAGGLLLAAAAFFAVGALVAAIAPTVNSAIAAGLVLFLGTGVLGGMFGDPSALPGPLADIGRVLPFGATVQVLGAAWRGVPPELAPVLGMVATAVVAGLGAVRWFRWQ is encoded by the coding sequence ATGACCGCCGGGACGCGCCGGCCGGGGCTCCCGGCCGCCGGGTGGGTCGCACTCGTCGGGGCGGAGGCACGCATGGTCGCCCGGGACACCGCGGGACTGATCGTCCCGTTCGGACTGCCGCTGCTGATCCTCGCCATGATCGGGTTCACCGCGCCGGACGTCCCGCCGCAGGAGCTGGGCGGCCGTACGGTGCTGGAGGTGGTCGGGCTCCCGATCGCGGCCGCCACGGTGATCGGCCTGGTCGGGATCGTGAACCTGCCGAGCTTCCTCGCGACCTACCGCCGCACCGGGGTCCTGCGCCGGCTCGGCGTCACGCCCGCCGGCGCCGTCCCCGTGCTCGTCGCGCAGGGGGTCGTCGGGGTCGTGCAGGCACTGGCCGGGGTCGGTGTCGCCGTGATGGTGGCGGTCGCCGGGTTCGGGGCGGGGATGCCGTCGTCGCCGTGGGTGGCGGCCGGTGGTCTGCTGCTCGCCGCGGCGGCGTTCTTCGCGGTCGGTGCGCTGGTCGCGGCGATCGCCCCGACGGTCAACTCGGCGATCGCCGCCGGTCTCGTGCTGTTCCTCGGCACCGGCGTGCTCGGCGGCATGTTCGGCGACCCCTCGGCGCTGCCGGGGCCGCTCGCCGACATCGGGCGCGTGCTTCCGTTCGGGGCGACCGTCCAGGTGCTCGGCGCGGCCTGGCGCGGGGTGCCACCGGAGCTCGCGCCGGTGCTCGGCATGGTGGCGACGGCCGTCGTCGCGGGGCTGGGCGCGGTCCGCTGGTTCCGCTGGCAGTGA
- a CDS encoding ABC transporter ATP-binding protein, which yields MDAIEVHDLHKRYGARVAVDEVGFRVPAGSVVGVLGPNGAGKTTTVECVAGLRRPDRGSVRVLGLDPWRDRRAVRAVLGVQLQQAALHDMLTVTELVRMHRALHRDGADPARLIAAVGLEEQAGIRFDRLSGGQQQRLSVALALVGAPRVVILDELTTGLDPRSREGVLDLVAELAADGVTVLLVSHRTDELERLCDRVLLLDGGRVVADAPPAGLVAAAGLAARVRFRTVGGFDRPALHALPGVRELTRVGEEVVVHGDGDLLGTIGAELVRQGVVATGLREDRPTLDDAFLELTGRSLPAAGTEVAA from the coding sequence ATGGATGCGATCGAGGTGCACGACCTGCACAAACGCTACGGGGCCCGGGTCGCGGTCGACGAGGTCGGCTTCCGCGTGCCCGCCGGTTCCGTGGTCGGGGTGCTGGGTCCGAACGGGGCGGGGAAGACGACGACGGTCGAGTGCGTCGCCGGCCTGCGGCGGCCGGACCGCGGCAGCGTCCGGGTGCTGGGGCTCGACCCGTGGCGTGACCGGCGTGCGGTCCGGGCGGTGCTCGGCGTGCAGCTGCAGCAGGCCGCGCTGCACGACATGCTCACCGTGACCGAGCTGGTCCGGATGCACCGGGCGCTGCACCGCGACGGCGCCGACCCCGCCCGGCTGATCGCCGCGGTCGGGCTGGAGGAGCAGGCCGGCATCCGGTTCGACCGGCTCTCCGGCGGGCAGCAGCAACGGCTGTCGGTGGCGCTCGCCCTCGTCGGGGCGCCGCGGGTGGTGATCCTCGACGAGCTCACGACCGGGCTGGACCCGCGATCCCGGGAGGGCGTGCTCGACCTGGTCGCGGAGCTGGCGGCCGACGGCGTGACGGTGCTGCTGGTCAGCCACCGCACCGACGAGCTGGAGCGGCTCTGCGACCGGGTGCTGCTGCTCGACGGCGGCCGGGTCGTCGCCGACGCGCCGCCGGCCGGCCTGGTCGCCGCGGCCGGGCTCGCCGCGCGCGTCCGGTTCCGGACGGTCGGCGGGTTCGACCGGCCCGCGCTGCACGCGCTGCCCGGGGTGCGGGAGCTGACCCGGGTGGGGGAGGAGGTCGTCGTGCACGGCGACGGGGACCTGCTCGGCACGATCGGTGCCGAGCTGGTGCGGCAGGGGGTCGTCGCGACCGGGCTGCGGGAGGACCGGCCCACCCTCGACGACGCGTTCCTGGAGCTGACCGGACGGTCGCTGCCTGCTGCCGGGACGGAGGTCGCGGCATGA
- a CDS encoding sensor histidine kinase, translating to MRRVDPNAVAGVIMTVLCAVLAVPVALEQLADDGARTAGPPWLWWSVYAVFFAALVFGGWLDEVVGPLVTRYLLAVMVAAAAVLVLLAPGFGWVPILLVFTAALSVYHAPRRVTGAIVLFNVGVVVGAGLLAGTRIAGSLTAGVIYLMLQSASVLLIVALHREEASRRRLAEAHAELAATGAALAETSRVQERLRIARELHDLVGHQLTALALELEVATHRTDNAEHVDRARGIARDLLADVRSTVGELRRRAPDLATTLQRIAAQLPSPAVHVRIGDDVTADEERTIAVVRCVQEILTNAIRHADAGNVWIDVEAAPDGGLRLHARDDGRGAAPDLVPGNGLRGLAERAAALGGTVDFGPARPGGFAVTAVLP from the coding sequence ATGCGCAGAGTCGACCCGAACGCCGTGGCCGGGGTGATCATGACCGTGCTCTGCGCCGTGCTCGCCGTCCCCGTCGCGCTGGAGCAGCTCGCCGACGACGGCGCCCGCACCGCGGGACCGCCGTGGCTCTGGTGGTCGGTCTACGCCGTCTTCTTCGCCGCGCTCGTGTTCGGGGGCTGGCTCGACGAGGTCGTCGGACCGCTCGTGACCCGGTACCTGCTCGCCGTGATGGTGGCCGCCGCCGCGGTGCTGGTGCTGCTCGCGCCGGGCTTCGGGTGGGTGCCGATCCTGCTGGTGTTCACGGCCGCGCTGTCGGTCTACCACGCTCCCCGGCGGGTCACCGGGGCGATCGTGCTGTTCAACGTCGGTGTCGTCGTCGGCGCCGGGCTTCTGGCCGGCACGCGGATCGCGGGCTCCCTCACCGCGGGTGTGATCTACCTGATGCTGCAGAGCGCGTCGGTGCTGCTGATCGTCGCCCTGCACCGCGAGGAGGCGTCCCGGCGGCGGCTCGCCGAGGCGCACGCCGAGCTGGCCGCGACCGGCGCCGCGCTCGCCGAGACCAGCCGCGTGCAGGAACGCCTGCGGATCGCCCGCGAGCTGCACGACCTCGTCGGGCACCAGCTCACCGCGCTGGCCCTGGAGCTGGAGGTCGCCACGCACCGCACCGACAACGCCGAGCACGTCGACCGTGCGCGGGGCATCGCGCGCGACCTGCTCGCCGACGTCCGGTCCACCGTCGGCGAGCTGCGCCGCCGCGCCCCCGACCTGGCCACCACGCTGCAGCGGATCGCCGCACAGCTGCCCAGCCCGGCCGTGCACGTGCGGATCGGCGACGACGTCACCGCCGACGAGGAGCGGACCATCGCGGTCGTCCGGTGCGTGCAGGAGATCCTCACCAACGCGATCCGGCACGCCGACGCGGGCAACGTCTGGATCGACGTCGAGGCCGCGCCGGACGGCGGGCTGCGCCTGCACGCCCGCGACGACGGCCGCGGCGCCGCCCCCGATCTCGTCCCCGGCAACGGCCTGCGCGGCCTCGCCGAGCGGGCCGCGGCACTCGGCGGGACCGTCGACTTCGGACCGGCCCGGCCGGGCGGGTTCGCGGTGACGGCGGTGCTGCCGTGA
- a CDS encoding response regulator transcription factor, with protein MTVRVCLVDDQTLVRHGIRSLLGLADDVEVVAEAGDGAEGVAMVVEHRPDVVLLDLRMPRHDGMWALGELRARGLDVPVLVLTTFDDDELVLQALRAGARGYLLKDVTLEQLVGAVRTLAAGGTLISPAITERLLRAVHGVPAPPDDGAPLQELSGRELEVLRLLAAGYANREIAQVLVLAEGTVKNHVSNVLLKLGTRDRTRAVLRALHHGLLDPAPGRRD; from the coding sequence GTGACGGTGCGGGTGTGCCTGGTCGACGACCAGACCCTTGTCCGGCACGGCATCCGCAGCCTGCTCGGTCTCGCGGACGACGTGGAGGTCGTCGCCGAGGCGGGCGACGGGGCCGAGGGCGTGGCGATGGTCGTCGAGCACCGGCCGGACGTCGTGCTGCTGGACCTGCGGATGCCCCGCCACGACGGCATGTGGGCACTCGGCGAGCTCCGCGCCCGCGGCCTCGACGTCCCCGTCCTGGTGCTCACCACGTTCGACGACGACGAGCTCGTCCTGCAGGCCCTCCGCGCCGGGGCGCGGGGCTACCTGCTCAAGGACGTCACCCTGGAGCAGCTGGTCGGCGCGGTCCGCACGCTCGCCGCGGGCGGCACCCTGATCAGCCCGGCGATCACCGAGCGGCTGCTGCGCGCGGTGCACGGCGTGCCCGCCCCGCCCGACGACGGCGCTCCGCTGCAGGAGCTGTCCGGGCGGGAGCTGGAGGTGCTGAGGCTGCTGGCCGCCGGGTACGCGAACCGGGAGATCGCGCAGGTGCTCGTCCTCGCCGAGGGGACCGTCAAGAACCACGTCTCGAACGTGCTGCTCAAGCTGGGTACCCGCGACCGGACCCGGGCGGTGCTCCGGGCGTTGCACCACGGACTGCTCGATCCGGCCCCCGGCCGCCGGGATTAG
- a CDS encoding DUF1707 domain-containing protein has product MTSSEGPIAPRDLRVSHDEREHVTALLARHHTEGRLTADEFAERSARASAAVTRADLNGTVADLPGALDAVPTREVLELTNTAGDLRRGGEWLVPPRIVVRSWFGNARLDMRRARFVTGEVVIECDLTFGNLELRLPPEATVDVEDVSTSVGSVLDRRGAAAERGVPHVIVRGGTLIGNVRVR; this is encoded by the coding sequence ATGACGTCCTCCGAGGGTCCGATCGCCCCGCGCGACCTGCGCGTCTCGCACGACGAGCGCGAGCACGTGACCGCACTGCTGGCCCGTCACCACACCGAGGGCAGGTTGACCGCCGACGAGTTCGCGGAGCGGTCCGCGCGGGCGTCGGCCGCGGTGACCCGGGCGGACCTGAACGGCACGGTCGCCGACCTGCCCGGCGCGCTGGACGCCGTCCCCACCCGCGAGGTGCTGGAGCTGACGAACACCGCGGGCGACCTGCGCCGCGGCGGCGAGTGGCTGGTGCCGCCGCGGATCGTCGTGCGGTCGTGGTTCGGCAACGCCCGGCTCGACATGCGCCGGGCCCGGTTCGTCACCGGCGAGGTCGTGATCGAGTGCGACCTGACCTTCGGCAACCTGGAGCTGCGGCTGCCGCCGGAGGCGACCGTCGACGTCGAGGACGTGAGCACCTCGGTCGGCTCGGTCCTCGACCGGCGCGGGGCCGCGGCCGAGCGCGGGGTCCCGCACGTGATCGTCCGTGGCGGCACGCTCATCGGGAACGTCCGGGTCCGGTAG
- a CDS encoding helix-turn-helix domain-containing protein: MRTVLDLLRLLAERADGDASADELERAAAELASEPEAGALALRVLAAMDAGRRRESELAALVGIARDLASESDTGSVLDTIVRRARALLGTDVAYLTLYDAEHGDTYMRVTSGSVSRRFQTLRLPLGAGLGGLVAASRTPHWTGRYAGDDRYRHTEAIDTAVGEEGIVAICGTPLLVDDEFVGVLFAANRSARPFTPDDVALLGSLAALAAVSLVQTRRLADTAATLEALRGAHAAIAEAADAHDRFAGVVLEGGDVGDIAEALGRLLGGWVTVVDLDGTPAARYGPVPPDLDVAAALRRADDERGGDGAGRPVTVPCAGGARVVAVVAGGQRLGTLLLGGIGGGRGPGPAELSPAQVRTVERAAMVTALVLLFTQRADEADRLDRADGLAELLGAAGPPRPATLARLAALGVSVHRPHLLLVCRSHPARRRALAREAATLGGRSGLVAEREGALVVLLPGDDPAAAGARLARPSSEQDPDAGVTVGAAGPFRPADGADAALGEARRAAEALLALDRAGESAAAADLGFAGLLLGDRPDVAGYVDGILGPVAEHDERRGSDLLHTLEAYYATGASPTRAAARLHVHVNTVAQRLERIGTLLGPGWQDPERSLEVQLALRLHRLGASGRQ, encoded by the coding sequence GTGCGCACCGTCCTCGACCTGCTCCGGCTGCTCGCCGAGCGGGCCGACGGTGACGCCTCCGCCGACGAGCTGGAGCGCGCCGCCGCCGAGCTCGCCTCCGAGCCGGAGGCCGGGGCGCTGGCCCTGCGGGTCCTGGCCGCGATGGACGCCGGCCGCCGCCGCGAGTCGGAGCTCGCCGCACTCGTCGGGATCGCGCGGGACCTGGCCTCGGAGTCCGACACCGGATCGGTACTGGACACCATCGTCCGGCGGGCGCGGGCCCTGCTGGGCACCGACGTCGCCTACCTGACCCTCTACGACGCCGAGCACGGCGACACCTACATGCGGGTCACCTCGGGCTCGGTGTCCCGCCGGTTCCAGACGCTGCGCCTCCCGCTCGGTGCCGGCCTCGGCGGGCTGGTCGCGGCCAGCCGCACCCCGCACTGGACCGGCCGCTACGCCGGCGACGACCGCTACCGGCACACCGAGGCGATCGACACCGCGGTGGGGGAGGAGGGGATCGTCGCGATCTGCGGCACCCCGCTGCTGGTCGACGACGAGTTCGTCGGCGTGCTGTTCGCCGCCAACCGCTCGGCCCGCCCCTTCACCCCCGACGACGTGGCGCTGCTCGGCTCGCTCGCCGCGCTCGCCGCCGTCTCGCTGGTGCAGACCCGCCGGCTCGCCGACACCGCGGCGACCCTGGAGGCGCTGCGGGGGGCGCACGCGGCGATCGCGGAGGCCGCCGACGCGCACGACCGGTTCGCCGGCGTCGTGCTGGAGGGCGGTGACGTCGGGGACATCGCCGAGGCGCTGGGCAGGTTGCTCGGTGGTTGGGTCACCGTCGTGGACCTCGACGGGACGCCCGCCGCCCGGTACGGGCCGGTCCCGCCGGACCTCGACGTCGCCGCCGCCCTGCGCCGCGCCGACGACGAACGGGGCGGTGACGGTGCGGGCAGGCCCGTCACCGTGCCGTGCGCGGGCGGGGCCCGGGTGGTCGCGGTCGTCGCGGGTGGCCAGCGGCTGGGCACCCTGCTGCTGGGCGGGATCGGTGGCGGGCGCGGGCCCGGACCGGCGGAGCTGTCGCCGGCACAGGTCCGCACCGTGGAGCGGGCGGCGATGGTGACGGCGCTGGTGCTCCTGTTCACCCAGCGCGCCGACGAGGCCGACCGGCTCGACCGCGCCGACGGCCTCGCCGAGCTGCTCGGCGCCGCGGGCCCGCCGCGCCCGGCGACGCTGGCCCGGCTCGCCGCCCTCGGGGTGTCGGTCCACCGGCCGCACCTGCTGCTGGTGTGCCGCTCCCACCCGGCGCGGCGACGCGCGCTGGCCCGCGAGGCGGCGACGCTGGGCGGGCGCTCCGGCCTGGTCGCAGAGCGGGAGGGCGCGCTCGTCGTCCTGCTGCCCGGCGACGACCCGGCCGCGGCCGGCGCCCGGCTGGCCCGGCCGTCGTCCGAGCAGGACCCGGACGCCGGCGTCACCGTCGGGGCGGCCGGCCCGTTCCGGCCCGCCGACGGGGCCGACGCCGCGCTCGGGGAGGCGCGGCGCGCGGCGGAGGCGTTGCTGGCGCTGGACCGCGCCGGCGAGTCCGCGGCCGCGGCCGACCTCGGTTTCGCCGGGCTGCTGCTGGGGGACCGGCCGGACGTCGCCGGGTACGTCGACGGGATCCTCGGCCCGGTCGCGGAGCACGACGAGCGCCGCGGCAGCGACCTCCTGCACACCCTGGAGGCGTACTACGCCACCGGCGCCAGCCCGACCCGCGCCGCCGCCCGGCTGCACGTCCACGTCAACACGGTCGCGCAGCGCCTGGAGCGGATCGGCACGCTGCTCGGGCCCGGCTGGCAGGACCCGGAGCGGTCGCTGGAGGTGCAGCTCGCGCTGCGCCTGCACCGGCTGGGCGCGTCGGGCCGGCAGTAG
- a CDS encoding FadR/GntR family transcriptional regulator, whose amino-acid sequence MSPTPEQPGRAAAPAGGSSPSAARPPTARLQVQRVRPAYRQVADELRTQIMRGSLAPGARLPAESELTGMFGVSRSTVREALRVLASQHLIDTRRGVQGGSFVAAPDPARLVEDVGGALGVLVATPRLGMADLLEARLLLEPAAARLAAQRAAPETVEALRTAAAAPRDPRDPSGFVEHMDFHTTVLMATGNLMLTMMGQPVGDVLRTRLDRGAVAAERWAEVDACHAEITEHIARGEAAEAEEAMRNHLLDLRELYARPGAWKSG is encoded by the coding sequence ATGAGCCCGACCCCGGAGCAGCCGGGCCGTGCGGCCGCGCCCGCCGGTGGGTCGTCGCCCTCCGCGGCCCGGCCGCCGACGGCGCGGCTGCAGGTCCAGCGGGTCCGCCCGGCCTACCGCCAGGTCGCCGACGAGCTGCGCACGCAGATCATGCGCGGCTCGCTCGCACCCGGCGCCCGGCTGCCCGCGGAGAGCGAGCTGACCGGCATGTTCGGTGTCAGCCGGTCCACGGTCCGCGAGGCGCTGCGGGTGCTGGCCAGCCAGCACCTGATCGACACCCGGCGGGGCGTGCAGGGTGGGTCCTTCGTCGCCGCCCCCGACCCGGCCCGGCTCGTCGAGGACGTCGGCGGCGCGCTCGGGGTGCTGGTCGCGACCCCGCGCCTGGGCATGGCCGACCTCCTCGAGGCCCGGCTCCTGCTGGAGCCGGCTGCCGCCCGGCTCGCCGCCCAGCGGGCCGCCCCGGAGACCGTCGAGGCGTTGCGCACCGCCGCTGCGGCACCGCGCGACCCGCGCGACCCGAGTGGCTTCGTCGAGCACATGGACTTCCACACCACGGTGCTCATGGCCACCGGGAACCTGATGCTCACGATGATGGGCCAGCCGGTCGGCGACGTCCTGCGCACCCGGCTGGACCGCGGCGCGGTCGCGGCGGAGCGGTGGGCCGAGGTCGACGCCTGCCACGCCGAGATCACCGAGCACATCGCCCGGGGCGAGGCGGCCGAGGCGGAGGAGGCGATGCGGAACCACCTGCTCGACCTGCGCGAGCTCTACGCCCGCCCCGGGGCCTGGAAGTCCGGCTGA
- a CDS encoding MFS transporter, with the protein MTTGPPDTHGPARTEHGPPDPAARLDRIPVITPSHRRWVGLLGFLFVFDLVDLNSFAYAAPALRTEWGLSVGGVGVITSAGFVGMFVGAIVGGRLSDRFGRRPVLIGAVFFYSLFSLLSAFAPGPWSLGVLRVLTGFGLQAMTGVLLVWVSEMFPRALRGRYQALLLAIGLAGVPIAAWVARLVVPLGPGAWRWIFVVGALGAVGGLVALRVLPESIRWRSAHGRPVDDREEALIARIEREARERTGADLPEPVVEPPVARGSVTELLRGAMLRRTVVASGACVFLILSFYGFSSWVPTLLVERGYTTAESLTFASVLAIAAVPGALLAMPVIDRFERRSVILVLQVAVAALLIGFGLSDDPVAIVVCGFGAAMLMQTGVATLYTYIAEVFPLHLRGLGSGIANGSGRLAGVAGGLLVASIYSGAGLAAVYVYLAVAALLLGLVMVLFGERTTNRRLEDIERT; encoded by the coding sequence ATGACCACCGGCCCACCCGACACGCACGGCCCGGCCCGCACGGAGCACGGCCCGCCGGATCCCGCGGCGCGGCTCGACCGGATCCCCGTCATCACCCCGAGCCACCGGCGGTGGGTGGGACTGCTCGGCTTCCTGTTCGTGTTCGACCTGGTCGACCTCAACTCCTTCGCCTACGCCGCGCCGGCCCTGCGCACCGAGTGGGGGCTGTCCGTCGGCGGCGTCGGGGTGATCACCTCCGCCGGGTTCGTCGGGATGTTCGTCGGCGCGATCGTCGGCGGGCGGCTCTCGGACCGCTTCGGACGGCGTCCGGTGCTGATCGGCGCGGTCTTCTTCTACTCGCTGTTCTCGCTGCTCAGCGCGTTCGCACCGGGGCCGTGGTCGCTCGGCGTGCTGCGGGTGCTGACCGGGTTCGGGCTCCAGGCCATGACGGGCGTGCTGCTGGTCTGGGTGAGCGAGATGTTCCCGCGGGCGCTGCGCGGCCGGTACCAGGCGCTGCTGCTCGCGATCGGCCTGGCCGGGGTCCCGATCGCGGCCTGGGTGGCCCGGCTGGTGGTGCCGCTCGGGCCCGGTGCCTGGCGGTGGATCTTCGTCGTCGGCGCGCTCGGCGCGGTCGGCGGCCTGGTCGCCCTGCGCGTGCTGCCGGAGTCGATCCGCTGGCGCTCGGCCCACGGCCGGCCGGTCGACGACCGCGAGGAGGCCCTGATCGCCCGCATCGAGCGGGAGGCCCGTGAACGCACCGGCGCCGATCTCCCGGAACCGGTCGTCGAACCGCCGGTCGCCCGCGGCAGCGTGACCGAGCTGCTGCGTGGGGCGATGCTGCGCCGCACCGTCGTCGCGTCGGGGGCGTGCGTCTTCCTGATCCTCTCGTTCTACGGCTTCAGCTCGTGGGTGCCGACCCTGCTCGTCGAGCGCGGCTACACCACCGCGGAGAGCCTGACCTTCGCCTCGGTGCTCGCGATCGCCGCGGTCCCCGGCGCGCTGCTGGCGATGCCGGTGATCGACCGCTTCGAACGGCGCTCGGTGATCCTGGTGCTGCAGGTCGCGGTGGCCGCCCTGCTGATCGGGTTCGGCCTGTCCGACGACCCGGTCGCCATCGTGGTGTGCGGGTTCGGCGCGGCGATGCTCATGCAGACCGGCGTGGCGACGCTCTACACCTACATCGCCGAGGTGTTCCCGCTGCACCTGCGCGGCCTCGGCTCCGGCATCGCCAACGGCTCGGGCCGCCTCGCGGGCGTCGCGGGCGGCCTGCTCGTCGCCTCGATCTACTCCGGCGCCGGCCTCGCCGCCGTCTACGTCTACCTGGCGGTGGCGGCCCTGCTCCTCGGCCTGGTGATGGTCCTGTTCGGCGAGCGCACGACCAACCGGCGACTCGAGGACATCGAGCGCACATGA
- a CDS encoding MaoC family dehydratase: MTGTHDTHHRTDGGDAQVTIKQGWQGRYYEDFEVGDVYQHPLGRTISETDNTWFTLLTMNTNQAHFNAQVGESSEFGRMLVVSPLTIAMGQSVTDTSQNAFANLGVDGLRLTAPVFVGDTIWSESIVLEKRESGSRPGAGIVKVRTRTLNQDAVEVLTFTRAFYVHKADADRAASLFPQAATPLTLEDS; the protein is encoded by the coding sequence ATGACCGGAACGCACGACACGCACCACCGCACGGACGGAGGAGACGCACAGGTGACGATCAAGCAGGGGTGGCAGGGCCGGTACTACGAGGACTTCGAGGTCGGCGACGTCTACCAGCACCCGCTCGGCCGCACGATCAGCGAGACGGACAACACCTGGTTCACGCTGCTCACGATGAACACCAACCAGGCGCACTTCAACGCGCAGGTCGGTGAGTCCTCGGAGTTCGGGCGGATGCTGGTGGTCTCGCCGCTGACGATCGCGATGGGTCAGTCGGTCACCGACACCTCGCAGAACGCGTTCGCCAACCTCGGGGTGGACGGGCTGCGGCTGACCGCGCCGGTGTTCGTCGGCGACACGATCTGGTCCGAGTCGATCGTGCTGGAGAAGCGGGAGTCCGGGTCGCGGCCGGGGGCGGGCATCGTGAAGGTCCGTACCCGCACGCTCAACCAGGACGCCGTCGAGGTGCTGACCTTCACCCGCGCCTTCTACGTGCACAAGGCGGACGCCGACCGGGCCGCGTCCCTGTTCCCGCAGGCCGCCACGCCGCTCACGCTGGAGGACTCGTGA